AAAAAGCAGAGGATGCCAACACGGCGTTGACACTGACCTCCACCGCCGCATCAACCATCAACGCTTTCATTCGGATGCCGCACCTGCGGTATGTTTTGTCGGGCAATGTCCTCGGCTCGGGCGGCACAAGCAGCATCAGAGGGCCTATGCATACCATTCTACCCATCGGCAGCATTGTAATCGGCGGTCAGGACGATCCGCTTATGCCGGTACCCTACGACTGCCACTTAGTCACTATATGCCGCCAATCGGATACCACCGAAAAAGAGCTGGACTTCTATATCTCAAACGACGAGCAGACCTTTACCCGCATCTCGAGAAGTACACCACTTGGCGCGGATAGCTCCACAGAGGCCCAGCACGCTCAGATTGCTATGCGGCAAAGCAGAGTACCTGCCGGCTACGGGCTATACGCCCGCATTGGGAGCAACGGCACATCGGCGACCGCTTACTGCGATCTGAAGTTTACCTACCATCTGTACCCGGCCGCGCTTGCGGCTTACATTTAATTTAAACTGTGAGGTGCTTTTTATGAATCTGCATAAACTCATTTTGACGAACAATGCCTGCTACAGGGCAGGCAAAACCATTACGCCGAAGGGTATCATGGTGCATTCCACCGGGGCGAACAATCCCAATTTGAAACGCTATGTCAGTCCGGATGACGGACTACTTGGAAAAAATCAGTACGGCAACCACTGGAACCAGAATACGCCGGACGGCCGTCAGGTCTGCGTCCACGGTTTTATCGGCCAGCTTGTCGACGGCTCCATCGCAACGTACCAGACCTTGCCGTGGAATATGCGCGGTTGGCACTGCGGCAGCGGTGCAAAAGGCTCCGGTAATGATACGCATATCGGCTTTGAAATCTGCGAGGACGGTCTGACCGATGCCTCGTATTTTTCTGCCGTTTACAAGGAAGCCGTAGAGCTTTGCGTATATCTCTGCAAGCAGTATGGGCTGACGGATAAGGACATTATCTGTCACTCGGAGGGTGCGAAGCTGGGGATCGCCAGTAATCACGGCGATGTCATGCACTGGTTTCCGAAGTTTGGCAAGACCATGGATACCTTCCGCACTGCGGTCAAGGTCGGGTTGGCGGTAGCGGAAACGACCGCTGAATCTGACACGCCGAAGAGATATTACCGTGTGCAGATCGGTGCATATTCCGTTAAGGCAAACGCCGATGCTATGCTCAGCAAGGTCAAGGCAGCTGGCTTCACTGACGCCTTTGTCAAGTATAGCGAGTAACCATATACACATCGTAGTAATGCCTACTGGAGATTATCTCTCTGGTAGGCATTATTTTTTTGCTCTTTTTTCGTCCAAACAGCCTGAAATCTTCCAGTGAGTTGTGAGGACAGAGGTTCTTAGACTGGAGGAAAAACACATGGCCAATATTACTGGCGTAATACCAGAAATCAATTATGAAAAGAAACCTGTTCCGCAAGAGCA
The window above is part of the Novisyntrophococcus fermenticellae genome. Proteins encoded here:
- a CDS encoding N-acetylmuramoyl-L-alanine amidase, which translates into the protein MNLHKLILTNNACYRAGKTITPKGIMVHSTGANNPNLKRYVSPDDGLLGKNQYGNHWNQNTPDGRQVCVHGFIGQLVDGSIATYQTLPWNMRGWHCGSGAKGSGNDTHIGFEICEDGLTDASYFSAVYKEAVELCVYLCKQYGLTDKDIICHSEGAKLGIASNHGDVMHWFPKFGKTMDTFRTAVKVGLAVAETTAESDTPKRYYRVQIGAYSVKANADAMLSKVKAAGFTDAFVKYSE